One genomic window of Burkholderia diffusa includes the following:
- the ftsL gene encoding cell division protein FtsL: protein MSRFNIFLLIIVMGCALSVVNSTNQQRQIFIQLQRAQSQERQLQQDYAQLQYQQSALSKTSRIEQLANDSLKMQPITTGRTQYLTLPPGAAKAIDAPIPASADSATKGRGGAR from the coding sequence ATGAGCCGCTTCAACATCTTCCTGCTGATCATCGTGATGGGCTGCGCACTGTCGGTCGTCAACTCGACGAACCAGCAGCGCCAGATCTTCATCCAGCTGCAGCGCGCGCAGTCGCAGGAGCGTCAGCTCCAGCAGGACTACGCGCAGCTTCAATATCAGCAGAGCGCGCTGTCGAAGACGTCGCGCATCGAACAGCTTGCGAACGATTCGCTGAAGATGCAGCCGATCACGACCGGCCGCACCCAGTACCTGACGCTGCCGCCGGGCGCCGCGAAGGCGATCGACGCGCCGATTCCCGCGTCGGCCGATTCGGCCACCAAGGGCCGCGGAGGCGCGCGATGA
- the mraZ gene encoding division/cell wall cluster transcriptional repressor MraZ has protein sequence MFQGASALTLDAKGRMSVPARYREALQGQAEGRVTVTKHPDGCLLLFPRPEWEVFRAKIAALPMDAHWWRRIFLGNAMDVDLDSAGRILVSPELRMAAGLEKEVMLLGMGSHFELWDSQTYIAKEQAAMAQGMPDALKNFTF, from the coding sequence GTGTTCCAAGGGGCGTCGGCGCTGACGCTCGATGCGAAAGGGCGGATGTCGGTGCCGGCTCGCTATCGCGAAGCGCTGCAAGGACAGGCAGAAGGACGGGTGACTGTGACCAAGCACCCGGACGGCTGCCTGTTGCTGTTTCCGCGCCCCGAATGGGAAGTGTTCCGCGCCAAGATCGCCGCGCTGCCGATGGACGCTCATTGGTGGCGGCGAATTTTTCTCGGCAATGCGATGGACGTCGATCTCGACAGCGCAGGCCGGATTCTCGTATCGCCCGAGCTGCGGATGGCGGCCGGACTGGAAAAGGAAGTCATGTTGTTGGGAATGGGTAGTCACTTCGAGCTGTGGGATTCGCAGACCTACATCGCGAAGGAGCAGGCAGCGATGGCGCAGGGCATGCCCGACGCGCTGAAGAACTTCACGTTCTGA
- the coq7 gene encoding 2-polyprenyl-3-methyl-6-methoxy-1,4-benzoquinone monooxygenase produces MVLDELISEFDRGLRSLTGISRMSRPVPAPAEPPAGELTPAERTHAAGLMRVNHVGEVCAQALYQAQKLTARSSSSKAMFEEAAREEEDHLAWTAHRLKELDSRPSLLNPLWYAGALAIGVVAGTLGDKVSLGFMAETERQVESHLDGHLSELPATDTASRAIVEQMRVDEVKHGKAATDAGGIELPLPARMLMRAASKVMTSTAYYL; encoded by the coding sequence ATGGTGTTGGATGAACTGATCAGCGAATTCGATCGCGGCCTGCGATCGCTGACCGGCATTAGCCGGATGAGCCGGCCGGTGCCCGCGCCGGCGGAGCCACCGGCCGGCGAACTGACGCCCGCCGAGCGCACGCATGCCGCCGGACTGATGCGCGTGAACCACGTCGGCGAGGTGTGCGCGCAGGCGCTTTATCAGGCGCAGAAGCTGACCGCGCGCTCGTCGTCGTCGAAGGCGATGTTCGAGGAGGCTGCGCGCGAGGAGGAGGATCATCTCGCGTGGACTGCGCATCGGCTGAAGGAACTCGATTCGCGCCCGAGTCTGCTCAACCCGCTGTGGTACGCTGGCGCGCTTGCGATCGGCGTCGTCGCCGGCACGCTGGGCGACAAGGTCAGCCTCGGCTTCATGGCGGAGACGGAGCGCCAGGTCGAGAGTCATCTCGATGGGCACCTGTCCGAGCTGCCGGCGACCGATACGGCGTCACGTGCGATCGTCGAGCAGATGCGCGTCGACGAGGTGAAGCACGGCAAGGCCGCGACCGATGCCGGCGGAATCGAGCTGCCGCTGCCCGCACGGATGCTGATGCGCGCCGCATCGAAAGTCATGACGAGCACTGCGTACTATCTCTGA
- a CDS encoding molybdopterin-containing oxidoreductase family protein — translation MNAVTQIARAVCPHDCPDTCAMRVTVENGRAIKVTGDPDHPPTQGVLCTKVSRYAERVHHPDRLTVPLKRIGAKGEGRFEPINWSDALDEIGRRLGEIAARAPEAIVPYSYAGTMGLVQGEGIAQRFFHKLGASRLERTICAAAGAAGLRYTYGGSVGMHLEHFEESELILIWGANPIASSLHFWTRAQEAKRRGARLVAIDPYRSLTAEKCHQHIALKPGTDGAFALGMMHVLITEDLLDHDYIARHTLGFDALKARAQSYPPERVAQICGVEVSELIELARHYGATRKASIRLNYGMQRVRGGGNAVRAIASLPALTGAWRDRAGGLLLSSSESAPVNQSALLRPDLMPGWPNKLPRIINMNAIGDALLHPGDATFGPKVEAVIVYNSNPVAVAPDSSKVAAGFAREDLFTVVLEHFKTDTADFADIVLPATTQLEHLDVHKSYGHTYVMANLPAIPPVRDARPNTEIFRGIARSMGLDEPALYHSDEEVAQVALRWDDPALDSDWETLKRAGWLKLKVADAPFANGGFRTPSGKCEFYSARLEQMGMDPVPDYLPPFESAEAAPELAARYPLAMISPPARHFLNSTFVNVDSLRSTEGQPHLDIHPTDADARGIGEGDIVRIFNDRGSMQAVARVTDRARVGLVVGLSIWWKKLSADGRNANEVTSQALTDLGNSATFYDCLVEVERI, via the coding sequence ATGAACGCCGTCACTCAGATAGCTCGGGCTGTTTGCCCGCACGATTGTCCGGATACATGCGCGATGCGCGTGACTGTCGAAAACGGCCGAGCCATCAAGGTTACGGGCGATCCGGACCATCCGCCTACGCAGGGCGTGTTGTGTACGAAAGTCAGCCGGTATGCCGAGCGCGTTCATCATCCTGACAGGCTCACCGTGCCCCTCAAGCGCATCGGCGCAAAGGGGGAAGGGCGCTTCGAGCCGATCAACTGGAGCGACGCACTTGATGAGATCGGTCGTCGTCTCGGGGAAATCGCAGCGCGCGCGCCTGAGGCGATCGTGCCGTACAGCTACGCGGGAACGATGGGACTCGTGCAGGGCGAAGGCATTGCGCAGCGGTTCTTCCATAAACTCGGTGCGTCCAGGCTTGAGCGAACCATCTGCGCCGCGGCCGGTGCGGCAGGGCTGCGCTATACGTATGGCGGTAGCGTCGGCATGCATCTGGAGCATTTCGAAGAGAGCGAGCTGATCCTGATCTGGGGCGCCAATCCGATCGCGTCCAGCCTGCATTTCTGGACCCGAGCGCAGGAAGCCAAGCGTCGAGGCGCCCGTCTGGTCGCAATCGATCCCTACCGCTCGCTGACGGCGGAAAAGTGCCATCAGCACATCGCGTTGAAACCGGGTACCGACGGCGCGTTCGCGCTCGGCATGATGCATGTGCTGATTACCGAAGATCTGCTCGATCACGACTATATCGCGCGTCATACGCTCGGCTTCGATGCACTCAAGGCGCGAGCCCAGTCCTATCCACCGGAGCGTGTCGCGCAAATCTGCGGCGTCGAAGTGTCGGAGCTGATCGAACTCGCACGCCATTACGGCGCGACCCGCAAGGCATCGATTCGCCTCAATTACGGTATGCAGCGCGTGCGCGGCGGCGGCAATGCCGTGCGCGCGATTGCGAGCCTGCCTGCGCTGACAGGCGCGTGGCGAGACCGGGCTGGCGGGCTGCTGCTCTCGTCGTCGGAATCCGCACCGGTCAATCAGTCCGCGTTGCTGCGCCCGGATCTGATGCCCGGCTGGCCTAACAAACTACCGCGCATCATCAACATGAATGCGATTGGCGATGCGCTGCTGCATCCAGGCGACGCAACCTTCGGGCCGAAGGTCGAAGCGGTGATCGTCTACAACTCGAATCCGGTAGCGGTCGCGCCCGACTCGTCGAAAGTCGCCGCCGGGTTCGCGCGCGAAGATCTGTTCACGGTCGTTCTCGAGCACTTCAAGACAGATACGGCCGATTTCGCCGACATTGTGCTGCCGGCCACGACGCAACTCGAGCATCTCGACGTCCACAAGTCGTACGGCCACACCTATGTGATGGCGAATCTCCCGGCGATTCCGCCAGTCCGCGACGCACGGCCGAACACGGAAATCTTTCGCGGCATCGCTCGCAGCATGGGGCTGGACGAGCCCGCGCTTTATCACAGCGACGAGGAGGTCGCGCAGGTGGCGCTCCGTTGGGACGATCCGGCGCTCGACAGCGATTGGGAGACGTTGAAGCGTGCCGGGTGGCTGAAGCTCAAGGTGGCGGACGCGCCGTTCGCGAATGGCGGCTTCCGCACACCGTCCGGCAAATGTGAGTTCTACAGTGCGCGGCTCGAGCAGATGGGCATGGACCCGGTGCCCGATTACCTGCCGCCGTTCGAATCGGCGGAGGCCGCGCCTGAACTCGCCGCTCGCTATCCGCTGGCGATGATTTCCCCGCCGGCCCGTCATTTCCTCAACAGCACGTTCGTGAACGTTGACAGCCTGCGCAGTACGGAAGGCCAGCCGCACCTCGACATACACCCGACCGACGCCGACGCGCGCGGCATTGGGGAGGGCGACATCGTGCGCATCTTCAACGACCGTGGATCGATGCAGGCGGTCGCGAGAGTGACCGATCGCGCGCGGGTGGGGCTCGTCGTCGGACTGTCGATATGGTGGAAGAAATTGTCGGCGGATGGGCGTAACGCAAACGAGGTGACGAGTCAGGCGCTGACCGATCTCGGTAATTCGGCGACTTTTTACGATTGTCTCGTGGAAGTTGAGCGAATTTGA
- a CDS encoding porin — MKKSLLALVALGAFAGAAHAQSSVTLYGIIDEGLIFNNNAKGGHLYGLASGVMQGSRFGLRGTEDLGSGLKAIFVLENGFDVNSGKLGQGGLMFGRQAYVGLSSQYGTVTLGRQYDSVVDFVGPLEAGDQWGGYIAAHPGDLDNFNNAYRVNNAVKYTSPTYGGFSFGGLYSFGGQAGQFSKNQVWSLGAGYNNGPLVLGVGYLNARTPANFGGMFNTGASAAATAVSSPVYGAYANSANTYQVIGAGGAYTFGAATIGATYSNTKFKGFSVGPFVNQTATFNNGEINFKYQLTPALIVGAAYDYTQGSKIDGNSAAKYHQGSLGVDYFLSKRTDVYVIGVYQHASGNTLDSAGNVVQAHASINGLDPSSTSNQVAARVGIRHKF, encoded by the coding sequence ATGAAAAAGTCGCTTCTCGCGCTCGTCGCGCTGGGCGCGTTCGCTGGCGCAGCTCATGCGCAAAGCAGCGTGACGCTTTACGGCATCATCGATGAAGGCCTCATCTTCAACAACAACGCCAAGGGCGGCCACCTGTACGGCCTGGCAAGCGGCGTGATGCAAGGTAGCCGCTTCGGCCTGCGCGGCACCGAAGATCTGGGCAGCGGCCTGAAGGCGATCTTCGTGCTCGAGAACGGTTTCGACGTGAACTCCGGCAAGCTGGGCCAGGGCGGCCTGATGTTTGGCCGCCAGGCTTACGTCGGCCTGTCGAGCCAGTACGGTACGGTCACGCTGGGTCGCCAATACGACTCCGTCGTCGACTTCGTCGGCCCGCTCGAGGCAGGCGACCAGTGGGGCGGCTACATCGCGGCTCACCCGGGCGACCTCGACAACTTCAACAACGCATACCGCGTGAACAACGCGGTCAAGTACACGAGCCCGACCTACGGCGGCTTCTCGTTCGGCGGCCTGTACAGCTTCGGCGGTCAAGCCGGCCAGTTCTCGAAGAACCAGGTCTGGTCGCTCGGCGCCGGTTACAACAACGGTCCGCTGGTGTTGGGTGTCGGCTACTTGAACGCACGCACGCCGGCGAACTTCGGCGGCATGTTCAATACCGGCGCGTCGGCTGCGGCGACTGCCGTGTCGTCGCCGGTCTACGGCGCGTATGCGAACAGCGCGAACACGTACCAGGTCATCGGTGCAGGCGGTGCGTACACGTTCGGCGCAGCAACGATCGGTGCGACGTACTCGAACACGAAGTTCAAGGGCTTCTCGGTCGGTCCGTTCGTGAACCAGACCGCGACGTTCAACAACGGCGAAATCAACTTCAAGTATCAGCTGACCCCGGCGCTGATCGTCGGCGCGGCGTATGACTACACGCAAGGCAGCAAGATCGACGGCAACTCGGCGGCCAAGTATCACCAGGGCTCGCTGGGCGTCGACTACTTCCTGTCGAAGCGCACGGACGTCTACGTGATCGGCGTGTACCAGCATGCATCGGGCAACACGCTCGACTCGGCAGGCAACGTCGTTCAGGCACATGCGTCGATCAACGGCCTCGACCCGTCGAGCACCAGCAACCAGGTTGCAGCGCGCGTCGGCATCCGTCACAAGTTCTAA
- a CDS encoding peptidoglycan D,D-transpeptidase FtsI family protein, whose amino-acid sequence MKPSQKRQDVKFSSSPVLGVHLPMWRSKLVVFLLFMAFVALAARAFWIQGPGNAFYQKQGESRYQRTIELPATRGKILDRNGLVLATSLPVRAIWAIPDAVPDDLDAGKINQLGKLLGMTPKELRVKLSEDKGFVYVKRQVPIDVADKVAALDIPGIYQRNEYKRFYPEGEITAHLIGFTNVEDEGQEGVELGDQKLLSGTSGVRRVIKDRMGHIVEDVAEQIPPHNGTDVDLSIDSKIQYIAYANLKAAVEKFKAKAGAAMVVDVRTGEVLALVNYPTYNPNDRSRMTGEQLRNRIMTDVFEPGSIMKPFTVSLALDLHRVTPNTLVETGNGHFVLDGAPITDDAGFGTLTVGGVIQKSSNIGATKIAMTMRPEEMWNMYTSIGLGQAPKVGFPGAVAGRLRPWKSWRRIEQATMSYGYGLSVSLFQLARAYTAIAHDGELMPVTIFKTDPNQPIVGTQVFNPTTAREVRAMLETVVAPGGTSPDAAVPGYRVGGKSGTAYKHEGHGYTRKYRASFVGMAPMPNPRIVVAVSVDEPTAGSHFGGQVSGPVFSAIAGDTMRALNVPPNMPIKQLVVSDDAPGAPAGTGPQKLAAGSGAKHMIVSSTTRNSPGVVR is encoded by the coding sequence ATGAAGCCGTCGCAAAAGCGCCAGGACGTGAAATTCTCGTCGAGCCCCGTGCTCGGCGTGCACCTGCCGATGTGGCGCTCCAAGCTCGTCGTGTTCCTGCTGTTCATGGCGTTCGTCGCGCTCGCCGCGCGCGCGTTCTGGATCCAGGGGCCCGGCAACGCCTTCTATCAAAAGCAGGGCGAAAGCCGCTACCAGCGCACGATCGAGCTGCCGGCCACGCGCGGCAAGATCCTCGACCGTAACGGGCTCGTGCTCGCGACGAGCTTGCCCGTGCGCGCGATCTGGGCGATTCCGGACGCCGTGCCGGACGATCTCGACGCCGGCAAGATCAACCAGCTCGGCAAGCTCCTTGGCATGACGCCAAAGGAACTGCGCGTGAAGCTGTCGGAAGACAAGGGGTTCGTCTACGTCAAGCGCCAGGTGCCGATCGACGTGGCGGACAAGGTCGCCGCGCTCGATATTCCCGGTATCTATCAGCGCAACGAATACAAGCGTTTCTATCCGGAAGGCGAGATCACCGCTCACCTGATCGGCTTCACGAACGTCGAGGACGAAGGCCAAGAAGGCGTCGAGCTCGGCGACCAGAAGCTGCTGTCCGGCACGTCCGGCGTGCGCCGCGTGATCAAGGACCGGATGGGGCACATCGTCGAGGATGTCGCCGAACAGATTCCGCCGCACAACGGGACGGACGTCGACCTGTCGATCGACAGCAAGATCCAGTACATCGCGTATGCGAACCTGAAGGCCGCCGTCGAGAAGTTCAAGGCGAAGGCCGGCGCGGCGATGGTCGTTGATGTGCGCACCGGCGAGGTGCTGGCGCTCGTCAACTACCCGACGTACAACCCGAACGACCGCTCGCGCATGACGGGCGAGCAGTTGCGCAACCGGATCATGACCGACGTGTTCGAGCCGGGTTCGATCATGAAGCCGTTTACCGTGTCGCTCGCGCTCGACCTGCACCGCGTGACGCCGAACACGCTCGTCGAGACGGGCAACGGACATTTCGTGCTCGACGGCGCGCCGATCACCGACGATGCGGGTTTCGGCACGCTGACGGTCGGTGGCGTGATCCAGAAGTCGAGCAACATCGGCGCGACGAAGATCGCGATGACGATGCGGCCCGAGGAAATGTGGAATATGTATACGAGCATCGGCCTCGGCCAGGCGCCGAAGGTCGGGTTCCCGGGCGCGGTGGCCGGCCGCCTGCGTCCATGGAAGAGCTGGCGTCGCATTGAGCAGGCGACGATGTCGTACGGCTACGGCTTGTCGGTGTCGCTGTTCCAGCTGGCGCGCGCATACACGGCGATCGCGCACGACGGCGAGCTGATGCCCGTGACCATATTCAAGACAGACCCCAACCAGCCGATCGTGGGCACGCAGGTGTTCAACCCGACCACCGCGCGCGAGGTGCGTGCGATGCTCGAAACGGTGGTGGCGCCGGGCGGTACGTCGCCCGATGCGGCCGTGCCGGGTTATCGCGTCGGTGGCAAGAGCGGCACCGCTTACAAGCACGAAGGCCACGGCTACACGCGCAAGTACCGCGCGTCGTTCGTCGGCATGGCGCCGATGCCGAATCCGCGCATCGTCGTCGCCGTGTCGGTCGACGAACCGACCGCCGGCAGCCACTTCGGCGGCCAGGTGTCCGGCCCCGTATTCTCGGCGATTGCGGGCGATACGATGCGCGCGCTGAACGTGCCGCCGAACATGCCGATCAAGCAGCTCGTCGTGTCCGACGACGCACCCGGCGCGCCCGCCGGGACGGGCCCGCAAAAGCTCGCCGCGGGCAGCGGTGCGAAGCATATGATCGTATCCAGCACGACACGTAATTCACCAGGAGTTGTTCGATGA
- the rsmH gene encoding 16S rRNA (cytosine(1402)-N(4))-methyltransferase RsmH has protein sequence MGNELQHRTVLLDEAVDSLVTRPDGIYVDGTFGRGGHSRAVLARLAPAGRLFAFDKDPRAIETAQRIEDARFSIVHDSFASMRDALAARGVEKVSGVLLDLGVSSPQVDDPARGFSFRADGPLDMRMDPTRGESAAEWLARASVQELTEVIRDYGEERFAFQIAKALVARRAESDRLGPLDTTGELAQIVGNVVKTREKGKDPATRTFQAIRIHVNQELADLQVVLDAALSLLEQGGRLVVISFHSLEDRIVKRFMQAHASAPAVDRRLPIRAVDLPSPPLKIISRQFPSDAEVAANPRARSAVMRIAERVTP, from the coding sequence ATGGGAAACGAATTGCAGCATCGGACCGTACTGTTGGACGAAGCGGTCGATTCGCTCGTGACGCGGCCGGACGGCATTTATGTCGACGGCACGTTCGGGCGCGGCGGTCATAGTCGCGCAGTGCTCGCGCGGCTGGCGCCGGCCGGCCGGCTGTTCGCGTTCGACAAGGATCCGAGAGCGATCGAGACGGCGCAGCGCATCGAGGATGCGCGCTTCTCGATCGTGCATGACAGCTTTGCATCGATGCGCGACGCGCTTGCGGCGCGCGGTGTCGAGAAGGTGTCGGGTGTATTGCTGGACCTGGGCGTGTCCTCGCCGCAGGTGGACGATCCGGCGCGCGGCTTCAGTTTTCGCGCCGATGGCCCGCTGGACATGCGTATGGATCCGACGCGCGGTGAGTCGGCGGCTGAGTGGCTCGCACGGGCTTCGGTGCAGGAATTGACGGAGGTGATACGGGATTATGGGGAAGAACGGTTTGCTTTTCAGATTGCAAAGGCGCTTGTTGCTCGCCGGGCAGAGTCCGACCGTCTTGGGCCTCTCGACACCACGGGCGAGCTTGCCCAAATCGTGGGTAACGTCGTCAAAACCCGTGAGAAGGGCAAGGATCCGGCAACCCGCACCTTTCAGGCTATACGGATTCACGTCAATCAAGAGCTTGCGGACCTGCAAGTCGTACTAGACGCGGCATTGTCGTTGCTGGAGCAAGGGGGGCGGCTGGTGGTCATCAGCTTTCATTCACTCGAGGACCGGATCGTCAAGCGATTCATGCAGGCGCACGCGAGTGCGCCTGCGGTCGATCGTCGCCTGCCGATCCGTGCCGTCGACCTCCCGAGCCCGCCGCTCAAGATCATCAGCCGTCAGTTCCCGAGCGACGCGGAAGTCGCCGCGAACCCGCGCGCCCGGTCGGCCGTGATGCGCATCGCGGAGCGCGTCACGCCATGA
- a CDS encoding UDP-N-acetylmuramoyl-L-alanyl-D-glutamate--2,6-diaminopimelate ligase: MSAARSSHPAHQQIAAALAWLREHVAPAAQLHADTRSLQAGDVFLGYAVDGADNRAFISDAVARGAAAVLYQPEGLEAAPAVPVALAVPALDQLAGEIASGWYGDPSDSLLAIGVTGTNGKTSCTQWIAAALTALHQPCALIGTLGSGMPGQLVPTGFTTPDAPQLQRSLAQLHDAGAKAVAMEVSSHALHQGRVNGTAFDIAVFTNLTQDHLDYHGTFDAYEAAKSKLFAWRGLRAAVVNRDDEAGRRLLEKLAGRVRTIAYGIGDAQAADADRELVALDVRATATGTAFRLRSSWGEADVEVGTLGTFNVSNLLAVLGSLLAADVPFDAAVAEIARLESVNGRMQRLGGRLQNDEPLVVIDYAHTPDALDKTLDALRPIAAARGGRLVCMFGCGGDRDATKRPLMGAIAERLADEVVVTSDNPRSEDPQRIIDQVIAGMTAPDRARRIEDRASAILQAVRGAAREDVVVLAGKGHEATQEIMGKKRAFSDQDHARLALAARATHGKGGGE; encoded by the coding sequence ATGAGCGCCGCTCGCAGTTCCCATCCGGCGCATCAGCAGATCGCGGCCGCGCTTGCGTGGCTGCGCGAGCATGTGGCCCCCGCGGCGCAATTGCATGCCGACACGCGCAGCCTGCAGGCGGGCGACGTGTTCCTCGGCTATGCGGTCGACGGGGCAGACAATCGCGCCTTCATTTCAGATGCCGTCGCGCGCGGCGCGGCCGCGGTGCTGTATCAGCCGGAAGGTCTCGAAGCCGCACCGGCCGTACCCGTCGCACTCGCGGTGCCGGCGCTCGACCAGCTGGCCGGCGAGATCGCCAGCGGCTGGTACGGCGACCCGAGCGACAGCCTGCTCGCCATCGGCGTGACCGGCACCAACGGCAAGACGTCCTGCACGCAATGGATCGCGGCCGCGCTGACGGCGCTGCATCAGCCATGCGCGCTGATCGGCACGCTCGGCAGCGGCATGCCGGGGCAACTGGTGCCGACCGGCTTCACGACACCTGACGCGCCGCAGCTGCAGCGCAGCCTCGCGCAACTGCACGACGCGGGCGCGAAAGCCGTAGCAATGGAAGTGTCGTCGCACGCGCTGCATCAGGGCCGCGTGAACGGCACGGCATTCGACATCGCCGTCTTCACGAACCTCACACAGGATCACCTCGACTATCACGGCACGTTCGACGCGTACGAAGCCGCGAAGTCGAAGCTGTTCGCGTGGCGCGGCCTGCGGGCGGCGGTCGTCAATCGCGACGACGAAGCCGGCCGCCGCCTGCTCGAGAAGCTGGCCGGCCGCGTGCGCACGATCGCATACGGGATCGGCGATGCGCAGGCAGCCGACGCCGATCGCGAGCTGGTCGCGCTCGACGTGCGCGCGACCGCCACGGGTACGGCTTTCCGCCTGCGCTCGTCGTGGGGCGAAGCGGACGTCGAAGTCGGCACGCTCGGCACGTTCAACGTCAGCAACCTGCTCGCGGTGCTCGGCTCGCTGCTTGCGGCCGACGTGCCGTTCGACGCCGCCGTCGCGGAGATTGCACGGCTCGAGTCGGTCAACGGGCGTATGCAACGCCTTGGCGGCCGGTTGCAGAACGACGAACCGCTCGTCGTGATCGATTACGCGCACACACCCGATGCGCTCGACAAGACGCTCGACGCGTTGCGCCCGATCGCGGCGGCGCGCGGCGGGCGGCTCGTCTGCATGTTCGGCTGCGGCGGCGATCGCGACGCGACGAAGCGCCCGCTGATGGGCGCGATCGCCGAGCGGCTCGCCGACGAAGTCGTCGTCACGAGCGACAATCCGCGCAGCGAGGATCCGCAGCGCATCATCGATCAGGTCATCGCCGGGATGACCGCGCCCGATCGCGCACGCCGCATCGAGGATCGCGCGAGCGCGATCCTGCAAGCCGTGCGCGGCGCCGCGCGCGAGGATGTCGTCGTGTTGGCCGGCAAGGGTCACGAGGCGACGCAGGAAATCATGGGCAAGAAGCGCGCGTTCTCCGATCAGGATCACGCGCGGCTCGCGCTTGCGGCACGCGCGACGCACGGCAAGGGGGGCGGCGAATGA
- a CDS encoding long-chain fatty acid--CoA ligase, with protein sequence MNKIWLKSYPPGVPAEIDASPYPSIPDLLDESFKQYRDRNAFVCMGKSITYGELDALSRQFGAWLQSRGLKRGARVALMMPNVLQYPVAIVAVLRAGFTVVNVNPLYTPRELEHQLKDSGAEAIVILENFASTLQAVIANTAVKHVVVASMGDLLGIKGWLVNYVVRNVKKMVPAWQLPSFTRFKAALSEGARQTFKPQQLGPDDVAFLQYTGGTTGVAKGATLLHRNIVSNVLQAGAWHHPAHEKYPEVKQFVTVVALPLYHVFALTVCGFLTMRTGGMGILIPNPRDIGGMIKELKGYQISTIPAVNTLYNALLNHPDFNQLDLSKLVIANGGGMAIQEGVAKRWYEKTHTAIVEGYGLSETSPVATCNPVTATEYSGTIGLPLPSTEVAIRDDAGNDVALGEPGEICIRGPQVMAGYWNRPEETAKVMFPDGFFKTGDVGVMDARGYVKIVDRKKDMILVSGFNVYPNEVEDVVASHPGVFEVAAVGVPDEHSGEAVKLFVVKKDPALTDKDILAYCKERLTGYKRPKLVEFRTELPKTNVGKILRRELRDGRA encoded by the coding sequence ATGAACAAAATTTGGCTGAAATCGTACCCACCCGGCGTTCCAGCCGAAATTGACGCGTCCCCGTATCCTTCGATTCCGGATCTCCTCGACGAAAGCTTCAAGCAGTACCGCGACCGCAACGCGTTCGTCTGCATGGGCAAGAGCATCACGTACGGCGAACTCGATGCGCTGTCGCGCCAGTTCGGCGCGTGGCTGCAGTCGCGCGGCCTGAAGCGCGGCGCGCGCGTCGCGCTCATGATGCCGAACGTGCTGCAGTACCCGGTGGCGATCGTCGCGGTGCTCCGCGCGGGCTTCACCGTCGTCAACGTCAACCCGCTCTATACGCCGCGCGAGCTCGAACATCAGCTGAAGGACAGCGGGGCGGAGGCGATCGTCATCCTCGAGAATTTCGCGTCGACGCTGCAGGCCGTCATCGCCAATACTGCGGTCAAGCATGTCGTGGTCGCGTCGATGGGCGATCTGCTGGGCATCAAGGGCTGGCTCGTCAATTATGTCGTGCGCAACGTGAAGAAGATGGTGCCGGCGTGGCAGCTTCCGTCGTTCACGCGCTTCAAGGCCGCGCTGTCGGAAGGCGCGCGGCAGACCTTCAAGCCGCAGCAGCTCGGCCCCGACGACGTCGCGTTCCTCCAGTACACGGGCGGTACGACGGGTGTCGCGAAGGGCGCGACGCTGCTGCACCGGAACATTGTGTCAAACGTGTTGCAGGCCGGCGCATGGCACCATCCCGCGCACGAGAAGTACCCTGAGGTGAAACAGTTCGTGACGGTCGTCGCGCTGCCGCTCTATCACGTGTTCGCGTTGACGGTGTGCGGTTTCCTGACGATGCGCACGGGCGGCATGGGCATCCTGATCCCGAATCCGCGCGACATCGGCGGCATGATCAAGGAGTTGAAGGGTTATCAGATCTCGACGATTCCGGCCGTCAACACGCTGTACAACGCACTGCTGAACCATCCTGACTTCAACCAGCTCGACCTGTCGAAGCTCGTGATCGCCAACGGCGGCGGCATGGCGATCCAGGAAGGCGTCGCGAAACGCTGGTACGAGAAGACCCATACGGCGATCGTCGAGGGTTACGGTCTGTCGGAGACCTCGCCGGTCGCGACCTGCAATCCGGTGACCGCGACCGAATACAGCGGGACGATCGGCCTGCCGCTGCCGTCGACCGAAGTGGCCATCCGTGATGACGCCGGCAACGACGTCGCGCTCGGCGAGCCGGGCGAGATCTGCATCCGCGGGCCGCAGGTCATGGCCGGCTACTGGAATCGTCCGGAGGAAACCGCGAAGGTCATGTTCCCGGACGGTTTCTTCAAGACCGGCGACGTTGGCGTGATGGACGCGCGCGGGTATGTGAAGATCGTCGACCGGAAGAAGGACATGATCCTGGTATCCGGTTTCAACGTGTATCCGAACGAGGTCGAGGACGTGGTGGCATCCCACCCGGGCGTGTTCGAAGTGGCGGCGGTCGGCGTGCCGGACGAGCACTCGGGCGAAGCCGTGAAGCTGTTCGTCGTGAAGAAGGATCCGGCGCTCACCGACAAGGACATCCTCGCGTACTGCAAGGAGCGTCTCACTGGTTACAAACGGCCGAAACTCGTCGAGTTCCGCACGGAGCTGCCGAAGACGAACGTAGGCAAGATCCTGCGGCGCGAATTGCGCGACGGACGCGCGTAA